Proteins co-encoded in one Arthrobacter globiformis genomic window:
- a CDS encoding SDR family oxidoreductase, with translation MKIVVIGGTGLIGKQVVEILSSQGHEAKAASPSTGVDSVTGQGLDEAMAGADVVVDLTNTADFDEKVVVPFFSTSSHNLLAAEQKAGVQHHVALSVVGTDRIGAASYFAGKTAQEKAVREGGVPYTILRATQFFEFIPMIADAGTRGGSVYVTSHLMQPMAAADVARIVAETAVSPAIDGVLEMAGPERAGLNEFVGRVLAARNDSRPVVIDTEAGYFGIPIEETSIVPVGETRIGDITLKEWLNLTS, from the coding sequence ATGAAGATCGTTGTTATCGGCGGCACTGGCCTGATCGGCAAGCAGGTTGTGGAGATCCTAAGCAGTCAGGGCCATGAGGCGAAAGCGGCGTCCCCTTCCACCGGGGTGGATTCGGTGACCGGCCAGGGATTGGATGAGGCGATGGCGGGGGCGGACGTAGTTGTCGACCTGACGAACACCGCCGATTTCGATGAGAAGGTAGTCGTTCCCTTCTTCTCCACTTCATCCCACAATCTTCTCGCCGCCGAGCAAAAGGCAGGCGTGCAACATCATGTGGCTCTGTCCGTCGTTGGAACCGACCGTATCGGGGCCGCCAGCTACTTTGCCGGAAAGACTGCGCAGGAGAAGGCTGTTAGAGAAGGCGGAGTGCCGTACACCATTCTGCGGGCCACTCAATTCTTCGAGTTCATCCCGATGATCGCTGACGCCGGAACACGCGGCGGGTCGGTTTATGTGACAAGTCACCTGATGCAGCCCATGGCTGCTGCAGACGTTGCTCGCATTGTGGCGGAGACGGCGGTCTCGCCTGCGATTGACGGCGTCCTTGAAATGGCGGGCCCTGAGCGCGCAGGACTTAATGAATTCGTGGGTCGGGTTCTCGCGGCCCGCAATGATTCCCGCCCAGTGGTCATTGATACCGAAGCCGGCTACTTCGGTATACCGATCGAAGAGACAAGCATCGTTCCCGTCGGTGAAACCCGCATCGGGGACATCACCCTCAAGGAGTGGCTGAACTTGACGTCATAG